The genomic stretch TCCAAGAAGCGATTCCCCTGTGAGGGATGACCGCGCACGGCTCGAGGATATCCTCCAGGCCATCAGCTCCATTGCGCGCTACGCGTCGCGCGGGCGGCTGGCCTTCGACCGGAATGAGCTCGTTCAGTCCTGGATGGTCTATCACCTCACCCTGATCGGCGAGGCCGCGGCCCGGCTTTCACCAGGAGTGCGTGACCGTCACCCCGAGGTTCCTTGGCCCCGCGTCATTGGCATGCGCAACATCCTCGTCCACGGCTACTTCGCGATCGACCTTGAAGAGGTATGGGTGACGGTGGAGCGGCGGGTACCTGTTCTGCAGAACCAGATTGAGGCGATCCTGCAGCGGGACACGGAACCGCCGACCCTCGCCGAACATCGGCCCGCGTACAGGCTCGCCTTAGAGCTCAGCCGCTGATCCTCCGACCG from Candidatus Methylomirabilota bacterium encodes the following:
- a CDS encoding DUF86 domain-containing protein; protein product: MRDDRARLEDILQAISSIARYASRGRLAFDRNELVQSWMVYHLTLIGEAAARLSPGVRDRHPEVPWPRVIGMRNILVHGYFAIDLEEVWVTVERRVPVLQNQIEAILQRDTEPPTLAEHRPAYRLALELSR